The genomic interval GGCGTGGGCCAGCTCGGACCAGAACATCCCGGGCGACCAGGCGTCGTCCGGGAACAGCGCGTGTTCGAGGTCGAGCACCGGCGCAATGTCCCACCAGCGCATCTCGCGCAGTACGGCGGCGGTGGCGGTGCTCACGTGGGGGTGACCACCTTGTAGTTCTTCGGGACCTGCGCGTCGGGCCTGCGCAGATAGAGCGGCCGGGGCTCCAGGAGCTCCTGTCCGGCGGCGAGGCGTTCGGCGGCGAGTCCGGCGAGCGCCCCGGCGGCGACGTGCTCGGGGCCGCGCGCGTCCGGGAAGGCGTCCGGGTAGAGCACCGCGCCCGCACCGACCACGGGGAGCCCGGCCAGCGCCCCGGCGATGTCGGCGGGCCGGTCGACGGCGGGTTCGCCCGAACGGGTGCGCGCGTCCTCGTACCGCGCCCAGTAGACCTCCTTGCGGCGCGCGTCGGTCGCCACGGCGAACGGCCCCTCAAGGCCCTCCAGTCCGGCGGCGTAGGCGAGGCCGTCCAGGGTGCACACTCCGTGGACCGGCACGGAGAGGGCGGAGCCGAAGGTGGCGGCGGTGACCAGGCCGACCCGCAGGCCGGTGTACGGGCCGGGGCCGACGCCCACGACCACGGCCGTCACGGCGTCGAGTCCCGTCCCGGCCTCGGCGAGGACCCGGTCGACGGCGGGGAGCAGCAGCTCCCC from Streptomyces sp. CA-278952 carries:
- the tsaB gene encoding tRNA (adenosine(37)-N6)-threonylcarbamoyltransferase complex dimerization subunit type 1 TsaB translates to MDTATPAVTVALHDGTSVIASSGQVDARRHGELLLPAVDRVLAEAGTGLDAVTAVVVGVGPGPYTGLRVGLVTAATFGSALSVPVHGVCTLDGLAYAAGLEGLEGPFAVATDARRKEVYWARYEDARTRSGEPAVDRPADIAGALAGLPVVGAGAVLYPDAFPDARGPEHVAAGALAGLAAERLAAGQELLEPRPLYLRRPDAQVPKNYKVVTPT